The following is a genomic window from Nitrospira sp..
GAATTCCGTATCCAGAAGATCGGGGAATCCTTTCAACAGAAACTCGTTGACCGTCCGCCCGGTTTCCGTCGGGAGGAATCGCCCCTCGACCTTCTCGACATACTTGCGATCTTGAATCGTCGAAATGATCGACGCATAGGTGGAAGGACGACCGATGCCCTTTTCTTCCAATTCTCGAATGAGCAAGGCTTCGTTGTAACGGGGCGGCGGCTGGGTGAAATGCTGTTTAGAGGTAAACCCGGGCACAGTCTGGCCTTCTTGACTCACAAGACGTAACGCGTCGCCCTCGCCGAGCGACGGGAGGCGCCGCTCCGCATCGTCATCGCTCTCCTGCTCGCTCTTGGGTTTCTGCGACGGTAATTCTTTGTCGGTCCCCTCAAGGTACACAGCCGTATGCCCGGCAAACTTGACCACGGTGCCGGTCGTACGAAACACATACCGGTCAGTCGTTCCTAGCGGGATGGAATCCACACGCGTGACATCCAGGATCGCCGGCACCATTTGCGAAGCGATGAATCGATTCCAGATCAGCTTATACAACTGGTATTGGTCCGGTTCGAGATACTGCCGGATGGACTCGGGATCTCGACCGGCCGACGTCGGCCGGATGGCTTCATGCGCTTCCTGTGCGGCCTTTTGCGTCTTGTATACATTGGGCACAGCAGGCAAATACTCCATCCCGAATCGCTCGCGAATCACACCCCTGGCATCCTCCGTCGCCTCCTGCGAAACGCGGGGAGAGTCGGTTCTCATGTAGGTAATAAGTCCCGTGGCACCTTCCGACCCGATCTCGATCCCTTCGTACAGTTGCTGTGCGAGGGTCATGGTCTTCTTGGGAGTAAAATGCAATTTTCTGGCGGCTTCCTGCTGGAGGCGACTGGTAATAAACGGGGCGACGGGATTTCGTTTCTTCTCCTTGCGCTCGATCGATTGGACGACGAACGCCTTCTCCTGTACAGCGCTGAGGATCTGCTGCGCCTGTTCACCCGTTCCGATCTCGGCATCCTGCCCGTTGACGGAATGCAATTTGGCTTCGAAGGTCGGCGGATTGTCTCCGGACAACAGAGCCACGATGGACCAATATTCTTCCGCCCGGAACGCCTCCCGTTCTTTTTCCCTGTCACAAATCAACCGCACTGCAACGGATTGGACACGACCCATGCTGAGGCCGCGGCGCACCTTTTTCCACAGCAGCTGACTGCCCTGGTACCCCACGATGCGATCAAGCACCCGCCTGGCTTGCTGAGCCTGCACGAGCTTCATGTCGATTTCGCCCGGTGCCTGCAACGCGCGCTTGATCGCCGATTCCGTGATCTCGTTGAAGAGCACGCGAAAAATCCTGCCATCCTTCTTTTTTCCCTTGCCGTGCAGTTCCTGTGCGATATGCCAGGCAATCGCCTCACCTTCGCGATCAGGGTCGGGAGCCAGGAAGACTTTATCGACTTCTTGAGCCTTCTTTTTGATATCTGCGAGGACTTTGGATTTGCCTTTGATCGTGACGTACTGCGGCTCAAAGTCGTGATCGAGATCGACGCCCAACTTGCTGGTTGGCAGATCTTTGACATGACCGACCGACGCGATGACGGAATAGCCGCGACCAAGATACTTGGTGATCGTCCGCGCCTTGGTCGGCGACTCCACGATGATGAGAGATTTAGCCATGCGGCTCCCTGTTCACAAGCACTTACATCCAGACTACCACACCCACTATAACAAAAATCGAGACCCTGTCAGCTTGAATCTCTCAATGCGTCCCGCGCATGAGACGCACATACTCATTACCCGGCAACTGACGAATACAATTCTTCAATTCCAGAGAGAGGAGAATCGCAGTCACGTGAGAGGCCGCGAGCCCGCTGCATTGAATCACCTCATCCACCGGCCGCGGCACGTCAGTGAGGGCATCATACACCAGCCTCTCCTCTTTTCCCAAATGAACACCCACTTGCGCATCGGCGGGCGATCGAGTCGCAAGCCGCCCGCGGAAATCTGCGTCGAGTTGCGGCAACAGTTCGTCGAGCACATCTTGCGCGGATTCCACCAGTCTGGCGCCGTCCTTGATCAAACTGTTCGGTCCGCGGCTGTATTCGGCCTTCACAAATCCGGGCACCGCGAACACCTCTCTCCCCTGCTCGGCCGCCAATCGTGCCGTGATGAGGGATCCGCTTTCGATGGTGGCCTCCGTGACGACGACTCCCAGGGCCAATCCGCTGATGATGCGATTCCGTCGAGGGAAATGAAAGCTGTGCGGTACCGAGCCCAGCGGCAGTTCGGAGAGCACGGCTCCTTGCCGTTCGATCGCGCCGCGAAGGTGACGATGATCCGACGGATAGGTGCGGTCCAGTCCGCACCCCATCACCGCGAGCGTCCGCCCGTTCCCCGCGAGTGCGCCGCGATGCGCCGCCGCATCGACCCCGCGGGCCAAACCGCTGACGATCGTGAATCCCATCGCCGCCAAGTCGCAGGCCAACTCCTCGGCAAAGATCCGTCCCGCTGCGCTGACTTTCCTGGTGCCCACGACAGCCACGGCGTGACGATCGCTCTCCAACAACGTGCCCTGCAGATACAAGAAAGGAGGCGGATCGGGGATCGTTCGCAGGATCGCGGGGTATCGCTCGTCGAAATACGTCAACACCGTCACCTGCCGACGCTCCAATTGCGTCAATTCATCATCGAGTTGCCGGATCGCAGCGGGATCAGGTCCGCGCCGAATGGCCTCGATCAAGGGCGGTCGACATCCGACTCCTTCCAATTCCGCCTGCGTCGCAGCAAATACAGCGTCCGGCGCAGGGAACGCCTGCACGAGTTTGAGCAGAACGGCATCCCCCACACCGGAGACGGCGCGCAGCATGAACCAGGACCTGAGAGATCGATCGTTGGCCATCGTCTCAGCTCATCACCCGTCGTCGGTGCGACGAGTTCGACCGTTGTGTCAGGAAAAGACCGATTTCAACCGCAGGCATCCGCGCAGGACAGATCGACTCAACAATCGTCAACATTCACGGCCACACCGTCATGAGTGGCAGAGGAACACCGCAAGCCCTCGCCACCACGCTACATCACCACTAAATCGAATTGCTCCAGATGCAACCGATCGTCCGAGGTGACCAGGATCTTGGCACCGTACCGCCGCTCGAGTTCGTCGATTCCGGATTGCTCTTGCTCTTGCAGAAGTTGAGCGACGGCCGGATGCGCCCCCACCACGACCCTCTGTTGTTCGACTTCATGTCCGAGCCGCCGCACTTCCCGGAAAATTTCATAGGCCACCGTCATCGGGGATTTGGTGTATCCGCGCCCATCGCAATAGTGGCAGGGTTCGGACAGCGACCGTAACAGATCCTCGCGCACACGCTCCCGAGAAATTTCGATCAAGCCGAGATCCGACACCCTTGAAATCCTGGTGCGAGCCTTATCAGACGACATGGCGTCCACCAACGCGTGATAGACCTTATCGCGATTCTTCTCCCGTTCCATATCGATGAAGTCCACGATGATGATGCCGCCGATCCCTCGCAGCTTGACCTGATAGGCGATCTCCCGCGCCGCCTCCAGATTGTTCCGTAAGATGGTCTCTTCCTGATCGCGTTTGCCGACGAAGCGGCCCGTGTTGACGTCGATCACCGTCATTGCCTCGGTGTGATCGATCACGAGATACCCGCCAGATTTGAGCCAGACCTTCCGGCTCATGGCGCGGGTGATTTCCTGCTCCACGCCCAGGTAGTCGAAGAGACTTTCCTCCTTGTCGTAAAAATGGATCCGGGAGGTTTGCTCCGGCGAAAACCGCTGGACGAAATTCTTGATCGCGTTGTACTCCTCGCGGTTGTCGATCCAGAGTCGATCGACCCGTCGGCCGAACAGGTCCCGCACCACGCGAAAACTCAAACTCAGGTCGCTGTGCAACAGGCTGGGCGCCGGCTGCTGATCCCGCTTTGTCAGGACGTCCTGCCACAAGACGTGAAGAAACTCGACGTCGGACCGCAATTCCTCTTCCTTTACCCCTTCACTGACGGTCCGGACGATGTAGCCGAACCCCGGTCTGCGCGCCCGCTTCATGATTTCTTTCAATCGGGCCCGCTCCTCATCCCGAGGGATACGACGTGACACCCCGATGTGCTCGACCGTCGGCATGAACACCAAGTACCGCCCCGGCAACGACACATAGGTGGTCACCCGCGACCCTTTGGTGCCGATCGGGCCTTTGGAGATTTGCACCATGACTTCCTGTCCTTCGGACAG
Proteins encoded in this region:
- a CDS encoding DNA topoisomerase I, translated to MAKSLIIVESPTKARTITKYLGRGYSVIASVGHVKDLPTSKLGVDLDHDFEPQYVTIKGKSKVLADIKKKAQEVDKVFLAPDPDREGEAIAWHIAQELHGKGKKKDGRIFRVLFNEITESAIKRALQAPGEIDMKLVQAQQARRVLDRIVGYQGSQLLWKKVRRGLSMGRVQSVAVRLICDREKEREAFRAEEYWSIVALLSGDNPPTFEAKLHSVNGQDAEIGTGEQAQQILSAVQEKAFVVQSIERKEKKRNPVAPFITSRLQQEAARKLHFTPKKTMTLAQQLYEGIEIGSEGATGLITYMRTDSPRVSQEATEDARGVIRERFGMEYLPAVPNVYKTQKAAQEAHEAIRPTSAGRDPESIRQYLEPDQYQLYKLIWNRFIASQMVPAILDVTRVDSIPLGTTDRYVFRTTGTVVKFAGHTAVYLEGTDKELPSQKPKSEQESDDDAERRLPSLGEGDALRLVSQEGQTVPGFTSKQHFTQPPPRYNEALLIRELEEKGIGRPSTYASIISTIQDRKYVEKVEGRFLPTETGRTVNEFLLKGFPDLLDTEFTSHMEEQLDEVEEGTKPWVAAVREFYAPFTKDMELAQGIPGPKDVVEPPTNIPCEKCGRMLEIKWGRNGKFLACPGYKDDPPCKNTQNFEKLSDGTIKIVPKLEETTDEKCEKCSSPMVVKTGRFGKFLACSAYPDCKTTKAIALGVKCPQPGCGGDLVQKRTKKGRNFYSCSRYPQCEYALWDRPINKPCPMCQAPFLIERVNKQTGRTVQCRNEECGYREAG
- a CDS encoding DNA-processing protein DprA produces the protein MLRAVSGVGDAVLLKLVQAFPAPDAVFAATQAELEGVGCRPPLIEAIRRGPDPAAIRQLDDELTQLERRQVTVLTYFDERYPAILRTIPDPPPFLYLQGTLLESDRHAVAVVGTRKVSAAGRIFAEELACDLAAMGFTIVSGLARGVDAAAHRGALAGNGRTLAVMGCGLDRTYPSDHRHLRGAIERQGAVLSELPLGSVPHSFHFPRRNRIISGLALGVVVTEATIESGSLITARLAAEQGREVFAVPGFVKAEYSRGPNSLIKDGARLVESAQDVLDELLPQLDADFRGRLATRSPADAQVGVHLGKEERLVYDALTDVPRPVDEVIQCSGLAASHVTAILLSLELKNCIRQLPGNEYVRLMRGTH
- a CDS encoding Ribonuclease G encodes the protein MGVEIAISSAREETRVAVLDNGVVTDLYGDRAKDQDFVGNIYKGRVAKVLPGMQAAFIDIGLEKAAFMHVSDLSMDVEPGDTLVEGDDDDNKDSEVPKPKRQSSKPIEELLSEGQEVMVQISKGPIGTKGSRVTTYVSLPGRYLVFMPTVEHIGVSRRIPRDEERARLKEIMKRARRPGFGYIVRTVSEGVKEEELRSDVEFLHVLWQDVLTKRDQQPAPSLLHSDLSLSFRVVRDLFGRRVDRLWIDNREEYNAIKNFVQRFSPEQTSRIHFYDKEESLFDYLGVEQEITRAMSRKVWLKSGGYLVIDHTEAMTVIDVNTGRFVGKRDQEETILRNNLEAAREIAYQVKLRGIGGIIIVDFIDMEREKNRDKVYHALVDAMSSDKARTRISRVSDLGLIEISRERVREDLLRSLSEPCHYCDGRGYTKSPMTVAYEIFREVRRLGHEVEQQRVVVGAHPAVAQLLQEQEQSGIDELERRYGAKILVTSDDRLHLEQFDLVVM